From Punica granatum isolate Tunisia-2019 chromosome 1, ASM765513v2, whole genome shotgun sequence:
ACATGAGCTGAACCGTCCCCAATGCTGTCCGCTCCCTCTCATGTCCGCTTCTCTCGTCAAACGAAAACCCGTCCGCCGCCGTCTGATATCTCCCCTCCGCCCCCTCTCCCCGCCGAACCCGAGATGGGTGTCCTCTTCAACCCGCCAACGGACCAAATCTCCCCTGCTGCAGCTACTGACCCGCCATCTTCCCACACTCTTCAGTTCCCGAACCAGCTTCAGAGAAGAAGGCGGCAATGATTATGACCTGGAGCTCACTCTCGTTTCCATCCTCAAAGCCTGCGCTTCCGATAAAGCCCTTTCCCCGGGTCAGCAGGTCCACGCCCTTATCCTGAAATCGGGCCTCGACTCCAACTCTTACGTAAATAACAGCTTAATTAATGTGTACGCCAAGTGTGGGTCTATGGTCGCAGCTAAGTCGCTGTTCGATGCCTCTCAGACCATCCCTGACCCGATTTCTTGCAACATAATGATCGGTGGTTATGTAAAACTGGGCCGCTTGATGGACGCCCACAAGTTGTTTGAGAGAATGCCGGGCAGAGGATGCGTATCCTACACGACCATGATAATGGGCTTCGCGCAGAATAATTATGGGACGGAGGCAGTTCGCATTTTTAAAGATATGCTGGCCGCAGGTCTCATCCCCAATGAGGTTACTGTGGCGAGTTTAATCTCCGCTTGCACTCAGTTGGGCGGTGGAATTTGGGCCTGTAGGATGATTCACGCACTTTCGTTTAAGCTTCTACTTGATACTTTTGTCATCGTCTCGACAAATTTGCTGAACATGTACTGTGTCTATTCAAGTCTAGTCAGTGCAAGAAAGTTGTTCGAGGAAATGCCAGAGAGGAACTTAGTTTCATGGAATGTGATGCTGAATGGGTACGCGAAGGGGGGGCTTGTCTCTTCGGCCAAGGAGTTGTTCGACGAGATGCCTTCCAAGGATGTGATCTCTTGGGGCACGATGGTGAATGGCTATGTTCAAGCAGGGATGATAAGGGAAGGATTAATGATGTGTCGTGAAATGTTACGGTCCGAACTTAGACCGAACGATGTAATGCTAGTTGATCTGATCTCAGCTTGTGTAAGATCAACTGCAGTTGTCGAGGGCCAGCAACTTCATGGTGCGATAATAAGGCGCGGTTTTGACTGTTATAATTTCATGCAGGCCACAATCATCCATTTCTACGGAGCCTGTGGCTTGATTGACCTTGCCTGCCTGCAACTCAACATTGGTTTCAAGGACCATCTAGCATCGATAAACGCCTTGATAGCAGGTTTTGCAAGAAATGGGATGATCAACCGAGCTAGGGAGATGTTTGATGACATGTCCGAGAGGGATGTCTTTTCGTGGACTGCAATGATTTCTGGCTATGTGCAGCATGAGCAACCTGCTACAGCCTTAGAGCTCTTCCATAGAATGATTGCAAGCGGTTCTCACCCGAATGAGGTAACCATGACAAGCGTGTTCTCTGCCATCGCCACTCTGGGATCACTGAGTGAAGGGCAGTGGGCTCACAAGTATGTCGTGAAGAATGCTATCCCAATCAGCAGCAACTTGAGCGCGTCGATTATAGACATGTATGCAAAATGTGGGAGCATTGACTCTGCTTTGGAAGTCTTCGATCGAGTTCGAGACGTGGCCTCTGATGTCTCCCCGTGGAATGCTATTATATGTGGGCTAGCCATGCACGGGCATGCAGATCTCTCCCTTGACCTGTTCTCTGACCTGCAGAGACGTCAAATCAAGCTCAATTCGGTCACTTTCATTGGAGTCCTGACTGCGTGTTGCCACTCTGGGCTTGTGGAGGAAGGGAAGAGATACTTCAGAAGCATGAAGAGCATCTACAATGTGGAGCCCGATGTAAAGCATTATGGGTGCATGGTGGATATGTTAGGAAGGGCCGGGAGGGTGAAAGAAGCGGAAGAATTGATTCAGGGCATGCCCATGAAGGCAGATGTTGCAGTGTGGGGGTCATTGTTAGCGGCATGTAGAATTCATGGGCATGTGGAAATCGGGGAGAGGGCTGCGAAGAATATGGCAGAACTGGAACCGTCTCATGGGCCATGCAGGGTTATGTTGTCCAATATATATGCTGATGCAGGGAGGTGGAACGACGCCTTTCTTGCAAGGAGAGCATTGGTGAGGCATGGACTGGAGAGATCACCCGGGTTCAGTGGTGTCCTGTGACAGTTATTTGGTTAGCAGTAACTTGAAGCCGGGCTTGAATTGGGATGATTATGAGTTTTGTCACGAAATTAGCTGCTGGTGAAGTTCAGTTTCTGATCAAATGCTTTCAGTGCAGGGCGCCACTGTCACCGAAAGAATTTGCCATGGAAATTCTGATTCTGATCGAATATTGTGCAGAAAGAGTGTGCTGATGTTTCTCGACATCAATGTCTGTTGCTTTAAGAAGTCATAGGGGAACGACAGGAAGGTGCAAGCGAGTTCCATGGATTCAGTGATACAAGCCAATATGCTCCTCGATTACCATATGTGTCGTGCCACTAGATTGAGATCCTCTGCACACCCGTGCAGGTTCTTCAGTCGGGGCGATTTTGGATTGGTTATTATCTACTCCTTGTCGGTCTTATTTCTTGGTTCCAAAAAGCTCAGTTGACTAACCATTGGCCATGTATCGTTCGGGTCATTCAATGCTGTAAAGAATATTTAACCCAATAGTATGTCTGGACTGGGTGAGCAGACACTATAGAAGGCTTGATCGAGCTTTGAGTCTGTACCGTTAAGTTCTTAACTCAAACTTCGTTTTCTTtcttacttcttttttttttgggggtacAAACTGAAGAGGTTGAAGAAAATAAACCAAGCGAAAAGGAAAGGGTGAGTGAAAGCTAAGCCCTGACACAGACCTTTCACTATAAAATTTGCAATTGAAATTCACAAACGTTTCCTAGACAGGGACAACCATTGCAAGTTGTTCATAATCTGAAAGCAACTCCTCGGCAAAGTGTTTTAACATATGAGAAAATCCATCAGCCATTCTACTGTCATGTTTTGTACGAAGAAGCAGGAACAAAGTGGAATGAAATTACCATCTGGAACAAGATATTCGATTTGCTTCTACATA
This genomic window contains:
- the LOC116202041 gene encoding pentatricopeptide repeat-containing protein At5g19020, mitochondrial, which gives rise to MSASLVKRKPVRRRLISPLRPLSPPNPRWVSSSTRQRTKSPLLQLLTRHLPTLFSSRTSFREEGGNDYDLELTLVSILKACASDKALSPGQQVHALILKSGLDSNSYVNNSLINVYAKCGSMVAAKSLFDASQTIPDPISCNIMIGGYVKLGRLMDAHKLFERMPGRGCVSYTTMIMGFAQNNYGTEAVRIFKDMLAAGLIPNEVTVASLISACTQLGGGIWACRMIHALSFKLLLDTFVIVSTNLLNMYCVYSSLVSARKLFEEMPERNLVSWNVMLNGYAKGGLVSSAKELFDEMPSKDVISWGTMVNGYVQAGMIREGLMMCREMLRSELRPNDVMLVDLISACVRSTAVVEGQQLHGAIIRRGFDCYNFMQATIIHFYGACGLIDLACLQLNIGFKDHLASINALIAGFARNGMINRAREMFDDMSERDVFSWTAMISGYVQHEQPATALELFHRMIASGSHPNEVTMTSVFSAIATLGSLSEGQWAHKYVVKNAIPISSNLSASIIDMYAKCGSIDSALEVFDRVRDVASDVSPWNAIICGLAMHGHADLSLDLFSDLQRRQIKLNSVTFIGVLTACCHSGLVEEGKRYFRSMKSIYNVEPDVKHYGCMVDMLGRAGRVKEAEELIQGMPMKADVAVWGSLLAACRIHGHVEIGERAAKNMAELEPSHGPCRVMLSNIYADAGRWNDAFLARRALVRHGLERSPGFSGVL